Proteins encoded by one window of Pseudochaenichthys georgianus chromosome 9, fPseGeo1.2, whole genome shotgun sequence:
- the ercc8 gene encoding DNA excision repair protein ERCC-8 — MLGFLTARQAGVDDPLRLRRAESTRRVLSLKLNPDRDVDRIHGNGINTIDIEAVEGRYMLSGGADGVIVIYDLENYSRKLQYTCKAVCTVGRSSRYVHKFSVETVQWYPYDTGMFVSSSFDKTMKVWDTETLKPAEVFEFEGNVYSHHLSPIARKHSLIAVGTTDPKIQLCDLKSGSRIHVLQGHRAEILSVRWSPRYDHILATASADSKVKVWDVRRASGSLFTLDQHNGDKSKASSEAVNMAHNGRVNGLCFTGDGLYLLTTGTDDRMRLWNSATGENTLVNYGKVCNESRKRLQFTVSRGCSPEFVFVPCGSSVAVYALHTGELVTMLRGHYNNVDCCEFHPDYQELYTGGKDCNILAWVPAPRAPDVEEESKSANQAAADQSSVNPAFQDAWSSDED; from the exons GGTCCTGAGTCTGAAGTTGAATCCTGACAGAGATGTTGATAGaatccatggaaacggcatcaaCACCATTGACATTGAAGCAGTAGAGGGCAGATA CATGTTGTCTGGCGGCGCAGATGGAGTGATTGTCATCTATGACCTGGAGAACTACAGTAGGAAACTACAGTACACCTGCAAGGCAGTTTGCACTGTAGGCAG GTCGAGTCGGTATGTCCACAAATTCAGCGTAGAGACAGTCCAGTGGTATCCTTATGACACGGGCATGTTTGTCTCGAGTTCCTTTGACAAGACCATGAAGGTCTGGGACACTGAGACACTGAAG CCTGCAGAAGTCTTTGAGTTTGAGGGCAATGTCTACAGCCACCACCTCTCCCCCATCGCCAGGAAGCACAGTCTCATTGCAG TTGGCACCACAGACCCTAAAATCCAGCTGTGTGACCTGAAGTCTGGTTCACGGATTCATGTTCTTCAGG GCCACAGAGCAGAGATCCTGTCCGTGCGGTGGTCGCCCCGATACGATCACATCTTAGCCACTGCCAG TGCAGACAGCAAAGTGAAAGTATGGGATGTGCGTCGGGCTTCTGGTAGTCTCTTCACTCTGGACCAACACAATGGAGACAAATCAAAAGCATCCTCTGAGGCAG TGAACATGGCGCATAATGGCAGAGTGAATGGCCTGTGCTTCACTGGCGATGGCCTCTACCTCCTCACCACTGGAACTGATGACCGTATGCGACTATGGAATAGTGCAACTGGGGAAAACACCCTG GTAAATTACGGGAAGGTCTGCAACGAGAGCCGTAAAAGGCTTCAGTTCACAGTTTCCCGTGGCTGCAGCCCAGAGTTTGTGTTTGTGCCCTGCGGCAGCTCGGTGGCTGTGTATGCCCTCCACACAGGAGAGCTGGTCACCATGCTCAGAGGGCACTACAATAACGTGGACTGCTGCGAGTTTCACCCAGACTACCAG GAGCTCTATACTGGAGGTAAAGACTGTAACATCCTGGCATGGGTTCCTGCCCCTCGTGCCCCAGATGTGGAAGAAGAGTCAAAAAGTGCAAATCAG GCTGCTGCTGACCAGTCCTCAGTGAACCCGGCCTTTCAGGATGCATGGAGTAGTGATGAAGACTAA
- the elovl7a gene encoding elongation of very long chain fatty acids protein 7a, which translates to MEILGKLQGPSLRMEIDDIKSSAALMYLEFIKNADRRTETWFLMSSPLPQTLIIAAYIYFVTSLGPRLMENRKAFDLKGVLIVYNFSVVALSLYMCYEYVMSGWGTGYSFGCDPVDYSESPQGVRMAATCWLYYFSKFIEMLDTIFFVLRKKYSQVTFLHVYHHSIMPFTWWFGVCFSAGGMGTFHALLNCIVHVIMYSYYGLTALGPNYQKYLWWKKYLTSIQLIQFMMVSTHISQYFFIKDCTYDFPIFIYIIASYGLIFLFLFLNFWYHAYTKGKRLPKVLQNQTWAHHSNGVMNGNANHEKEE; encoded by the exons ATGGAGATTCTCGGTAAACTGCAAGGGCCAAGTCTCAGAATGGAAATTGATGACATAAAGTCCTCAGCCGCACTCATGTATTTAGAGTTCATCAAAAATGCAG acagacggacggagacCTGGTTCCTCATGTCGTCTCCTCTGCCCCAAACGCTCATCATTGCAGCGTACATTTACTTTGTCACATCGCTGGGGCCACGGTTGATGGAGAACCGTAAGGCCTTCGACCTGAAAGGAGTTCTCATTGTCTACAACTTCAGTGTGGTGGCTCTCTCGCTTTACATGTGCTACGAG TATGTGATGTCAGGATGGGGAACGGGATACTCTTTTGGCTGTGACCCAGTCGACTACTCGGAGTCCCCCCAGGGTGTGAGA ATGGCGGCAACATGCTGGCTCTACTATTTCTCAAAGTTCATTGAGATGTTGGACACG atCTTCTTTGTTCTGAGGAAGAAGTATAGCCAGGTGACATTTCTTCATGTGTACCATCACTCAATCATGCCATTCACGTGGTGGTTTGGAGTATGCTTTTCTGCAG GTGGAATGGGGACATTTCACGCCCTGCTTAACTGTATCGTCCATGTTATCATGTACTCGTACTATGGCCTGACTGCTTTGGGCCCAAACTACCAGAAGTATCTGTGGTGGAAGAAATACCTGACTTCCATTCAGCTG ATCCAGTTTATGATGGTGTCTACCCACATCTCCCAGTATTTCTTCATAAAGGACTGCACCTACGATTTCCCCATCTTTATCTACATAATCGCCTCCTACGGCCTGATTTTCCTGTTCCTCTTCCTCAACTTCTGGTACCACGCCTACACCAAGGGCAAGAGGCTGCCTAAAGTGCTGCAGAATCAGACATGGGCACACCACAGCAACGGAGTTATGAATGGAAACGCCAATCATGAAAAAGAAGAGTGA